TTACTTCAGCGTCTTTTTTAATACCTAGAGATAAAATTTTTACTAAAGAATCAGCTTTAGCTTCTTTACCATTGTATGATAACATGATTTGAGTTCCATCTTCTTTGAATTCTTTAGCTTTTTTAACTATAACTGAACCTGGTCTTGTATGTATTCCAGTTTCGTTAATAATTGTTACTGTTTTTGACATATTTTCTTCCTCCTAGAATTTATATATATAAGTAGATTTTACACTACATTTTAATGTTTGTCAACCTTTTATTATTGTTATAATTTCAATTCATAATCGATATTTTCAAGTAAGTCTCTATTAGTGGAATATCTCTTAATTAAATCCATTAAAAACTTAAGTGCTTCAGCTTCGTTAAGCTTTAATAAGAATTTTCTTAATTTAAGTATTGCCTCGAATTCTCTTTTTGAATAAAGTAATTCTTCTTTTCTTGTACCACTTTTTAGAATATCAACAGCAGGGAAAAGTCTTAATTGTTGAAGAGTTCTATCTAGGACTAATTCCATATTACCTGTTCCTTTAAATTCTTCAAATATTACTTCGTCCATACGACTTCCAGTTTCTATTAATGCTGTAGCAAGTATAGTTAAACTACCTCCACCTCTTATCTTTCTAGCAGCTCCTAAGAACTTTTTAGGCATGTAAAGAGATTTAGGATCTATACCTCCTGAAAGTAGTTTACCGCTTGAAGGCATTTCTATATTATATGATCTTGCAAGTCTTGTTAAACTATCCATTAATATTACTATATCATTACCTTTTTCAATTTCTCTTTTTGCAGCTTCTAAAACTTTTTCAGTAACACTTAAATGAACTGAAGTATTTTCATCGAATGTTGCAGCAAAAATTTCAGCATTTTTAACATTTTCTTTTATATCAGTAACTTCTTCTGGTCTTTCGTCAATTAATATTATCCAAACTTGTACATCTTTATTGTATTTTAATATATCATTTGCTAAATCAGAAAGTATAGTAGTTTTACCAGCTTTTGGAGGGGCAACTATTAATCCTCTTTGTCCTTTACCAATAGGAGCAATTAAATCAATAATTCTTGAAGAATTAGTTCCTTCTCCTAAATCTAATCTTTCTATAGGATATGAAGGTATTAAATCATCAAACATTGGTCTTTGACGACTTAGTTCACCTTTTTCACCATTTACATATATTAATCTTAACAATCCAAAATTTTTCTCATCATTTAGTGGCTTTCTTACTTCTCCAACTATTACATCTCCTTGTCTTAAACCAAACTTTTTGATTTGAGAGTTAGAAACGTAAACATCTATATTTTGAGGTGTATTTCTTAAGAAACCATATGTTTCATTTATTATATCTAATTCACCATAAGAATATATTAATCCTTGATCGGTAGCAAGACTATAACATAATCTATTTAATAATTCCATTTTAGGGATAGTAGAATATCCTTCAATTTTTTGCTCTTTAGCAAGTTTTCTTAAATTGGTAAGACTAAGATTACCTAATTCATCTAAAGTAATTTCTTCCATTTTAATTCCTTTCCTATTTATGAAATCCTATATCTGCAGGATTAATATCACCAGATATATGTAATATTTCTCCACCCATATTTTCAAATTCTTTTCTTAATTCTAAAACTTTTTGAATTAAAGAAATAGTGTCCTCATCAATATTATCTTCTTTATATCTACCTAATGACCAAAAATCAATAATTAATTTTGAATCTCCACATATTTTTTTTACATTGTATTTTAAAGCGTATTTTAAGGCAATAAATAATCCTGTTAATTCACCAAAGTTATTTGTACGATCTTTATTTAAAAAATAGTTTCCATATTGATTGATTTTTTCATGCGGCATTATGAAAGGTAGAAGTGAATCACCATATACATCACATACTTTAACTTCTACAGTAACTTTTCTACCAGTTCCTGAGTCAAAGTATATGGCATCTTTGTATAATTCTGAAGTTTCTCTAGATTTTGGAGTGTATAAAGCACCAGATTCAAGCCATTCTGTTGCTTCTTTTTCGTTATTAAATTTTTTAAATCTTGCATTCTTACCTTTAGTAAGAGCCTGACATTCATTCCAAGAGTTAACTATACCATATTGTTTTTCTTCCTCTAGATAATATGCATATACCATATTTATTCCATATCTTTAATATCAACAACATTAAAGTTTGCTGATTTTACAAAGTATTTAATCATATCATTTGATGTTACTGTATTTAAAGAAAGTGTTATAGAATTATCATCTAAATCAGCTTCTAAATCATCAACTTCAGGAAGACCTAAAAGTATAGTAGAAATTTGTTTAACTTGTTTTACCTCGTTGAAATTTTCTAGTGTAATTTTCTTTTTCATATTTAATACCTCTCATTGATTTTATATATTAATTATATCAAAAAGACTAGTTAAAGTAAAGCTTGGAGTAAATAAAAAGTTGTGGTGAAAACCACAACTTTTATATGTTTATAAATTATATTTTATATTTATCTCTAATTTTATTTTTGTAAATATCTGCTTGAGTACCATATATTAATTGAACTCCGTTTCCAGATCTTATTACACCTTTTGCTTGTAAAGCTTTCCATGTGTCATCTCCACTTACTTTTTCAGGATCTTTTACTGTAACTCTTAATCTTGTTATACAAGCATCTATATTTTCAATGTTTTCAACTCCACCTAAGTTAACTACTATTTCATCAACTATAGATTTTTCTTCTTTAGAAGCATTGTAATCACTTCTAGTATATAATTTGTTTTCTCCACCTTCTCTACCTGGAGTAGCAAAGTTGAATTTAAGGATTAAGTATTTAAATATGAAGTAGTATAATACAGCGTAAACAGGTCCTAAAATTAAGATCCAGTAGTATGAAGTTTTAGCTGGTCCTTGTAATAATCCGAAGAATGTAAAGTCAATAATTCCACGAGAGAATGTTATACCAACTGCAACGTTTAATACATACATTAACATATATGCAATTCCTTCTAAAACAGCATGTATTACATATAATACTGGTGCAACGAATAAGAATGTGAATTCTATTGGTTCTGTAATACCAGTTAAAAATGATGTTAAAGCAGCAGATAATAAGATACCTTTTATAATAC
This region of Streptobacillus canis genomic DNA includes:
- a CDS encoding HPr family phosphocarrier protein, translated to MSKTVTIINETGIHTRPGSVIVKKAKEFKEDGTQIMLSYNGKEAKADSLVKILSLGIKKDAEVTVSAEGPSAEKAVEEMAELLSTLVD
- the rho gene encoding transcription termination factor Rho; protein product: MEEITLDELGNLSLTNLRKLAKEQKIEGYSTIPKMELLNRLCYSLATDQGLIYSYGELDIINETYGFLRNTPQNIDVYVSNSQIKKFGLRQGDVIVGEVRKPLNDEKNFGLLRLIYVNGEKGELSRQRPMFDDLIPSYPIERLDLGEGTNSSRIIDLIAPIGKGQRGLIVAPPKAGKTTILSDLANDILKYNKDVQVWIILIDERPEEVTDIKENVKNAEIFAATFDENTSVHLSVTEKVLEAAKREIEKGNDIVILMDSLTRLARSYNIEMPSSGKLLSGGIDPKSLYMPKKFLGAARKIRGGGSLTILATALIETGSRMDEVIFEEFKGTGNMELVLDRTLQQLRLFPAVDILKSGTRKEELLYSKREFEAILKLRKFLLKLNEAEALKFLMDLIKRYSTNRDLLENIDYELKL
- a CDS encoding ribonuclease H family protein encodes the protein MVYAYYLEEEKQYGIVNSWNECQALTKGKNARFKKFNNEKEATEWLESGALYTPKSRETSELYKDAIYFDSGTGRKVTVEVKVCDVYGDSLLPFIMPHEKINQYGNYFLNKDRTNNFGELTGLFIALKYALKYNVKKICGDSKLIIDFWSLGRYKEDNIDEDTISLIQKVLELRKEFENMGGEILHISGDINPADIGFHK